Within the Deinococcus carri genome, the region AAGATTGTCGACCTGCGCAGCAACAAGATTCGCGCGACCCTCAAGGGTGCCCACGAGGAACTGCTGGAGCGCGGCTACCTCGCCAGCGTGGAGTACGAGGGCCGCGGGCAAAAGCAACTGATCACCTACACCTTCGCGGGTGTGGGCGGGCAGGAGGTGCAGCCGGTGCCCGTCACGCCCCTGATCGGTGAGCTGCTGGACTACCGGGTGTCTCTCGCGGTCGCGCGGCGGCTGCTGGCCGAGTACGGGGAAGAACACGTCACGGCGCGCCTGGAGAAGTTCCGGCGGCTGGTGGCGAACGGCTACCGGGTCAGGAGCAGCTCGGCCCTGCTGGTCGATGTCATCCGCGACCAGGAGGGCAAATATCCGGACATGCCCGGCGAGACGGAGCCGCGCGTGCCCACGCCCGCCGGACGCGGCCTCCGCGCCGCCTGCCCAGACGCTGGAACGGCGCGAGGCTGCCGGAACCCTGGAAGAGCAGGTGGACGCGACCCTGAAGACCGTGCAGTTCCTGCTGCGTGACCGCCTGAGCGTGGGCGAGTATGCCCGGTTGCGTCTGGGGCTGATCGTGGGGCAGCCCGAGGCGGGCGAGCTGGGCCGGCGGGCGCTGCGGGCCAAGATGGACGGCCAGCTCGATCAACTGGCCGCCGAGATTCTGAACGAGTTGCCGCCCCTGCTGCCCGAGTAAGACCAAATTGCGTTGATTCTTTGGAATCAACCGAGCGGACTGGCACAGCTCCGCAGGAGAGCGAGGAGCAAAAAGGACGGGGTTGCGGCGATGGAACCGCCCAGTGTCCAGAGCCGCCGCTGGACACGCTTTCAGGGCGGGCAGGAACATCTGGCGCTTTCTCAGAGGTCCGGGAATCAGAGCAATCCCGTATAATCCAGCTTTAGCCCTTCATGCCCGTCAGCACGATGCCCTCGATGATCTGGCGCTGGAAGAAGGCGAACACCAGCAGCACCGGAATCACCGCCAGGCTGCTCGCCGCCATGATCAGGCCCCACTGCGTCCCCGCCTCGCCGTTGAAGAGGGCCGTGCCCACCGGCAGCGTGCGGAACTGCGGCTGCTGAATCACGATCAGCGGCCACAGGAAGGCGTTCCAGTTGCCCAGGAACGTGAAGATGGCGAGGCTGGCGAGGGCCGGGCGCACCAGCGGCAGCGCGATGCGCCAGAAGATGCCGAACTCGTGCATCCCGTCGATGCGTGCCGCTTCCAGCAGGTCGCCCGGCACGCTCTCGAAGAACTGCCGCATCAGGAACACGCCGAAAGCGCTCATCAGGCCGGGAAACATGATGGCGAGGTAGGCCCCCGGCACCGACCGCGTGAGCTGAAGGTCGCTGACGCCCACGAACCAGGGAATCACCAGCATCTCGGTGGGGATCATCAGCGTGGAGAGAATCAGGATAAAGACCAGGTTCTTGCCGGGAAAGTCGAACTTGGCGAGGGTGTAGCCCACCAGCGAGTCGAAGAACAGCACACTGACGGTCGTGACCCCCGCCACCAGCAGGCTGTTGCCGAACCATTGCACGAACTTCGTCTCGGTCAGCACCTGCCGGTAGTTGTCCAGCGTGGGGTCCGCCGGGAGGAAACTCAGGTTGAACAGTTCCTGAAAGCTCTTGAGGCTGGTGAGCAGCATCCAGGCGAAGGGAAAGAGCGTGAGCACCACGCCCAGCGTGAGCACCAGATAGGCGAGGACCGTGCGAGTATCGGTCCGCCTGCGCGGGGGGGCGGCGGCCGTCAAACGTCGTACCTCCGGGTCAGGAAGCGCAGTTGCAGCAGCGTGATCAGCAGGATGATCACGAACAGCACCACCGTGATGGCCGAGGCGTAGCCCATCTGGTAGCGCCCGAAGGCGAGCTGGTAGATGTACAGCGCGACCGTCATGGTGCTGCCCAGCGGCCCGCCCTGGTCGGTGAAGTTGAGGTTCACCACCTGCGTGAACAGTTGCAGGTAGGCGATGGTGCCGGTCACCACGCTGAAGACCAGGGTGGGGTTCAGCAGCGGCCAGGTGATCTTCCAGAAGGCCTGTGTCGGGCTGGCCCCGTCAATCTCCGCCGCCTCGTAGTACACGCGGGGAATGGCGGCCAGGCCCGCGAGGAACAGCACGACCTGAAAGCCCAGGTTCTGCCAAACCACCAGCGCGGCGGTCGTGGGCAGCGCCTGACCCGGCGAGGTCAGGAAGGCCTGCGGCGGGAGGTGCAGCCACATCAGAAAGGTGTTCACCGGC harbors:
- a CDS encoding carbohydrate ABC transporter permease gives rise to the protein MTAAAPPRRRTDTRTVLAYLVLTLGVVLTLFPFAWMLLTSLKSFQELFNLSFLPADPTLDNYRQVLTETKFVQWFGNSLLVAGVTTVSVLFFDSLVGYTLAKFDFPGKNLVFILILSTLMIPTEMLVIPWFVGVSDLQLTRSVPGAYLAIMFPGLMSAFGVFLMRQFFESVPGDLLEAARIDGMHEFGIFWRIALPLVRPALASLAIFTFLGNWNAFLWPLIVIQQPQFRTLPVGTALFNGEAGTQWGLIMAASSLAVIPVLLVFAFFQRQIIEGIVLTGMKG
- a CDS encoding sugar ABC transporter permease, with amino-acid sequence MATTSDLRGRRAPARSSSRPSSLRRHQIRTAYTFLLVPLLFFLVVRFIPTLTALRLSLFDWNILKEQQPFVGVENYRALLGDEKFGQALKNTALYTLIGVPAQLALGLGIALLLGRIRALQGLYRALYFAPYVTPIVAAAWVWQWVFSPQFGPVNTFLMWLHLPPQAFLTSPGQALPTTAALVVWQNLGFQVVLFLAGLAAIPRVYYEAAEIDGASPTQAFWKITWPLLNPTLVFSVVTGTIAYLQLFTQVVNLNFTDQGGPLGSTMTVALYIYQLAFGRYQMGYASAITVVLFVIILLITLLQLRFLTRRYDV